The Flavobacterium piscisymbiosum genome includes a region encoding these proteins:
- a CDS encoding S9 family peptidase, with translation MKLKVTLLLFLNMGFFAFAQENLTYQKPSKSILDLADYEKAPTVSMDTKKENMLLMYRNTYKTLDDLNQEELRLGGLRINPVTNISSTVTYTINLKLRKISGKNEIQVAGLPDNPKISNISWSPNDKKILFSHTTNSGVELWVIDVATAKATKLTDATVNANLGNPFSWFLDNETILVKMLPKNRKPLLDSKKDLPTGPIISSTAGAKSQNRTYPDMLKNQNDEINFENIITSELYKVNLNGTATLFKEAAMYAGEKISPDGNYIMLTTIQKPFSYVVPLYRFPSRTIVYDARGKEIKTVNEVPLNEIIPKGFMAVRKGKREMAWRNDKPATLSYVVALDEGDPANKVDFRDEVFLWDAPFANNATTLAKVPQRYNDIVWGNDNIAFLTDEWYDTRNTKTYLINPSNPSQQPKVITDRNQQDVYSDPGVFETRKNEYNKYVLAIEKDNAYRIGEGYTKEGQFPFIDEFNLKTLQAKRLYTSTYKDKKEDLLEIEDFKSGKVLVQIQSKSEYPNYYFRNIKKQNSLTPITSFQNPFESIKNVSKEVIKYKRKDGVELSGTLYLPTGYDKTKKEKLPLLIWAYPAEYKDKNSAGQSTQNSNEFTFPYYGSFVYWVTKGYVVLDDAAFPIIGEGTTEPNDNFIPQLVANAEAAIDAVDALGYINRKKVAVGGHSYGAFMTANLLTHSNLFACGIARSGAYNRTLTPFGFQSEQRNYWEAPEVYTAMSPFMNADKMKTPLLLVHGEADNNPGTFTLQTERYYQALKGLGATTRMVILPKEAHSYVAKENILHLLWEQDQFLEKYLKN, from the coding sequence ATGAAATTAAAGGTTACTCTCCTCTTATTTCTAAACATGGGCTTTTTTGCCTTTGCTCAGGAAAACCTAACCTATCAAAAACCTTCTAAATCGATATTAGATTTAGCCGATTACGAAAAAGCTCCAACAGTATCTATGGATACTAAAAAGGAAAATATGTTACTAATGTACAGAAACACATACAAAACATTAGACGATTTAAACCAGGAAGAACTTCGTTTAGGCGGATTGAGAATTAATCCGGTAACTAATATATCGAGTACGGTAACTTATACCATCAATCTTAAACTAAGAAAGATTAGCGGAAAGAACGAAATACAAGTTGCAGGTTTGCCTGACAATCCTAAAATAAGCAACATTTCATGGTCACCAAATGATAAGAAAATTTTGTTTTCGCATACTACAAATTCAGGTGTAGAACTTTGGGTTATAGATGTAGCAACAGCAAAAGCGACAAAACTTACTGATGCGACTGTAAATGCAAATCTTGGTAATCCGTTTAGCTGGTTTTTAGACAATGAAACTATTTTGGTAAAAATGCTTCCTAAAAACAGAAAGCCTTTGTTAGATTCTAAAAAAGATCTGCCAACTGGTCCAATCATTTCAAGTACGGCGGGTGCAAAGTCTCAAAACAGAACCTATCCTGACATGTTGAAAAACCAAAATGACGAAATTAATTTTGAGAACATTATCACATCAGAATTGTACAAAGTCAACCTTAACGGAACTGCGACTTTATTTAAAGAAGCAGCAATGTATGCTGGAGAAAAAATTTCGCCAGATGGTAATTACATTATGCTGACTACAATCCAGAAACCTTTTTCATACGTTGTTCCTTTATATAGATTTCCATCCAGAACAATTGTTTATGATGCAAGAGGAAAAGAAATTAAAACTGTTAATGAAGTTCCTTTAAACGAAATAATCCCTAAAGGTTTTATGGCAGTTAGAAAAGGAAAAAGAGAAATGGCCTGGAGAAATGACAAACCAGCGACATTATCTTATGTAGTTGCTCTGGATGAAGGAGATCCTGCAAATAAAGTTGATTTTAGAGACGAAGTTTTTCTTTGGGATGCGCCTTTTGCAAACAATGCAACAACTTTGGCAAAAGTACCTCAACGTTATAATGACATTGTTTGGGGTAATGATAATATTGCTTTTCTTACTGATGAGTGGTACGACACCCGCAATACAAAAACGTATTTAATAAATCCGTCGAACCCAAGCCAGCAGCCAAAAGTAATTACAGACAGAAATCAACAGGATGTTTACTCAGATCCGGGAGTTTTTGAAACTAGAAAGAATGAGTACAATAAATATGTTTTAGCGATAGAAAAAGACAATGCCTATCGTATTGGCGAAGGATATACAAAAGAAGGACAATTTCCTTTTATTGATGAATTCAATTTAAAAACACTACAAGCAAAACGCCTATATACTTCTACTTATAAAGACAAAAAAGAAGATTTATTAGAAATTGAAGATTTTAAATCAGGTAAAGTTTTAGTTCAGATTCAGTCTAAAAGCGAGTATCCTAATTATTATTTTAGAAATATTAAAAAACAAAATAGCCTGACACCAATTACATCTTTCCAAAATCCGTTTGAAAGTATTAAAAACGTGAGTAAAGAAGTAATCAAATACAAACGTAAAGATGGTGTCGAACTTTCAGGAACTTTATATTTGCCTACAGGTTACGATAAAACAAAAAAAGAGAAATTACCTTTATTAATCTGGGCTTATCCGGCTGAATACAAAGACAAAAACAGTGCAGGACAATCGACTCAAAACTCAAACGAATTTACATTTCCTTATTATGGATCTTTCGTTTATTGGGTAACCAAAGGATATGTTGTTCTTGACGATGCCGCTTTCCCAATTATTGGTGAAGGAACTACAGAGCCTAACGACAACTTTATACCTCAATTGGTAGCCAATGCAGAAGCTGCCATTGATGCTGTTGATGCTTTAGGATATATTAACCGTAAAAAAGTAGCGGTTGGAGGACATTCATACGGAGCTTTTATGACTGCTAATTTATTGACACATTCTAACCTGTTTGCTTGCGGAATTGCCAGAAGCGGTGCTTACAACAGAACCTTAACTCCATTTGGTTTCCAAAGCGAACAACGTAATTACTGGGAAGCTCCTGAGGTTTATACTGCAATGTCTCCTTTTATGAATGCAGATAAAATGAAAACACCACTTTTATTAGTTCACGGTGAAGCCGATAATAACCCAGGAACTTTTACTTTGCAGACAGAACGTTATTATCAAGCCTTAAAAGGTTTGGGAGCAACTACAAGAATGGTAATCTTACCTAAAGAAGCACATAGTTATGTTGCCAAAGAAAACATCCTACACCTGCTTTGGGAACAAGATCAGTTTTTAGAGAAGTATTTAAAAAACTAA
- a CDS encoding carboxypeptidase-like regulatory domain-containing protein, which produces MKQKIKGLLLLIVVLSSQLFFAQERVISGTVSDASAPVPGINVIVKGTKNGVQTDFDGKYSIKAKTGDVLLFSYVGMQDVTITVGAFSVVNAKMKEVGKELDEVVVVAFGTQKK; this is translated from the coding sequence ATGAAACAAAAAATTAAAGGGTTGTTACTACTGATTGTTGTACTGAGTTCTCAGTTGTTTTTTGCACAAGAACGAGTTATTTCGGGAACTGTGTCAGATGCGTCTGCACCGGTACCTGGGATAAATGTTATCGTCAAAGGAACGAAGAATGGTGTACAGACAGATTTTGATGGTAAATATTCAATCAAAGCAAAAACCGGAGATGTTCTTTTATTTTCCTATGTAGGTATGCAGGATGTTACTATTACTGTTGGCGCTTTCTCAGTAGTAAATGCAAAGATGAAGGAAGTTGGAAAAGAGCTGGATGAAGTTGTTGTTGTAGCTTTTGGTACTCAGAAGAAATAG
- a CDS encoding ABC transporter ATP-binding protein translates to MLDIQNISFSYTENPVIKNVSFTINKGENIAIIGESGCGKSTLLKLMYGLYDLNEGKIFYNEKPILGPKYNLIPGMPYMKYLAQDFDLSPFETVAENVGKFLSNGFANMKKLRVQELLEMVEMEQFSNVKAKFLSGGQQQRVALVRVLALEPEVILLDEPFSQIDAFRKNALRRNLFKYLKQKGITCIIATHDSTDALSFADEAIVMRNGEIIVKDNPAKIYEDPETKYVASLFGEVNEVPTHLLLSYEDEMHKTLVYPHQFKMVNESNLPVKIRKTYFRGNHYLIETVYKRQLIFFESEIDLPLEQEIFLGLNYL, encoded by the coding sequence ATGCTCGACATTCAAAATATCTCTTTTTCGTATACCGAAAACCCTGTTATAAAAAACGTTTCTTTTACTATAAATAAAGGAGAAAATATTGCTATTATTGGTGAAAGTGGCTGCGGAAAAAGTACGCTTCTTAAATTAATGTATGGTTTATATGATTTAAATGAAGGCAAGATTTTTTATAACGAAAAACCTATTTTAGGTCCTAAATACAATTTGATTCCCGGAATGCCTTATATGAAATATCTGGCTCAGGATTTTGATTTGTCTCCTTTTGAAACTGTTGCCGAAAATGTTGGAAAGTTTCTTTCGAATGGTTTTGCGAACATGAAAAAACTTCGTGTTCAGGAATTGCTGGAAATGGTAGAAATGGAGCAATTTTCGAATGTAAAAGCGAAGTTTTTAAGCGGAGGACAACAACAAAGGGTTGCATTGGTAAGAGTTTTGGCCCTAGAGCCGGAAGTAATTTTACTGGACGAACCTTTTAGTCAAATAGATGCTTTTCGTAAAAATGCTTTGCGCCGAAATTTATTCAAATATTTAAAACAAAAAGGAATTACCTGTATTATTGCAACACATGATAGTACTGATGCTTTATCGTTTGCAGATGAAGCGATCGTAATGCGAAATGGTGAAATTATTGTAAAAGATAATCCGGCCAAAATTTACGAAGATCCTGAAACTAAATATGTAGCATCTCTTTTTGGAGAAGTAAATGAGGTTCCTACTCATTTATTGCTTTCTTATGAGGATGAAATGCATAAAACTTTAGTATATCCCCATCAGTTTAAAATGGTTAATGAATCAAATTTGCCGGTAAAAATTAGAAAAACTTATTTTAGAGGAAATCATTATTTGATTGAAACGGTTTATAAAAGGCAATTGATCTTTTTTGAAAGTGAAATCGATTTACCTCTTGAACAGGAAATATTTTTAGGTTTAAATTATCTTTAA
- a CDS encoding lipocalin family protein translates to MKKIIFICMIATMLFACKSASTTASTEATTLSTKLDKSTQVALKGNWVLTNVSYPGSEYIKVNSFDLADSKCFIGSTWSFISNNNKGTMALTAPSCTGFSSPIVWSINNQGMFVLKILDAGIKAKKVRDGYLLKVGSVTETSFQLIDNINVGGQVKDVVYQFQRAN, encoded by the coding sequence ATGAAGAAAATTATTTTCATTTGCATGATCGCCACGATGTTATTCGCGTGTAAATCAGCTTCGACTACAGCTTCAACTGAAGCTACTACGCTATCGACTAAACTTGATAAATCTACTCAAGTTGCTCTTAAAGGAAATTGGGTTTTAACCAATGTATCTTATCCTGGTTCTGAATACATCAAAGTAAATTCTTTTGATCTTGCAGATTCAAAGTGCTTTATTGGTAGTACATGGAGCTTTATCTCAAATAATAACAAAGGAACAATGGCATTAACTGCGCCAAGCTGTACTGGTTTTAGTTCACCAATTGTTTGGAGTATTAATAATCAAGGTATGTTTGTACTTAAGATTCTTGATGCTGGAATTAAAGCAAAAAAAGTAAGAGATGGTTACTTATTAAAAGTTGGAAGTGTGACTGAAACTTCTTTTCAGTTAATCGATAATATTAATGTTGGAGGACAAGTAAAAGATGTTGTTTACCAATTTCAAAGAGCTAATTAA
- the argS gene encoding arginine--tRNA ligase, producing the protein MSLSQILTPSIQKAIQALFDVTVDKIEFQTTRKEFEGDITMVIFPLLKVIKSNPVELGNKIGNYLVENLSEVSRFNVVSGFLNIVIADSYYLNFFNEIRDNQKFGYVTPNPEDKAIMVEYSSPNTNKPLHLGHVRNNLLGYSVAEIIKASGKKVYKTQIINDRGIHICKSMLAWQKFGNGETPESSNLKGDKLVGKYYVEFDKAYKVEINQLVETGKTEDEAKKQAPIIIEAQEMLKKWESGDEEVISLWKMMNQWVYDGFATTYTNLGVNFDKYYYESNTYLLGKDVVQIGLDSGVFEKDPDGSVWIDLTDEGLDRKIVLRSDGTAVYMTQDIGTAIQRVKDMPDVGGMVYTVGNEQDYHFKVLFLILKKLGFDWASSLYHLSYGMVDLPSGKMKSREGTVVDADDLMQDMTDTAQQISEDLGKLDSYSAEEKAKLYKTIGLGALKYYILKVDPKKRILFNPEESVDFAGNTGPFIQYTYARIQSIIRKADFDFSAITNTEELHEKEKELVKQIELFPEVIQNAAQNHSPALIANYTYDLVKEYNSFYQSVHILGEVDLTKKIFRVQLSQKVAEVIKSAFTLLGIEVPERM; encoded by the coding sequence ATGTCATTATCACAAATTCTTACTCCTTCTATACAAAAAGCTATACAAGCATTATTTGATGTTACTGTTGATAAAATCGAATTTCAAACTACCAGAAAAGAGTTTGAGGGCGATATTACAATGGTAATCTTTCCTTTACTAAAAGTGATCAAAAGCAATCCTGTAGAATTAGGAAATAAAATAGGGAATTATTTAGTCGAAAATCTTTCTGAAGTATCACGTTTTAACGTTGTTTCGGGCTTTTTGAATATTGTAATTGCCGATAGTTATTATTTGAATTTCTTTAATGAAATAAGAGACAACCAAAAGTTTGGATATGTAACTCCAAATCCGGAGGACAAAGCCATTATGGTCGAATATTCTTCGCCAAATACCAATAAACCTTTACATTTAGGTCACGTTCGTAACAATTTGTTAGGATATTCTGTAGCCGAAATTATAAAAGCTTCGGGTAAAAAAGTGTACAAAACGCAAATCATTAACGATCGTGGAATTCATATCTGTAAATCGATGCTTGCATGGCAAAAATTCGGAAATGGTGAAACTCCTGAAAGTTCAAACTTAAAAGGGGATAAATTAGTTGGTAAATATTATGTAGAGTTTGATAAAGCTTATAAAGTCGAAATCAATCAATTAGTAGAAACCGGTAAAACCGAAGACGAAGCAAAAAAACAAGCTCCAATTATTATTGAAGCTCAGGAAATGCTTAAAAAATGGGAATCTGGAGATGAAGAAGTTATTTCACTTTGGAAAATGATGAACCAATGGGTCTATGACGGTTTTGCTACAACTTACACCAATCTTGGAGTTAATTTTGATAAATATTATTATGAAAGTAATACCTATTTATTAGGAAAAGATGTAGTTCAGATAGGTCTTGATAGTGGTGTCTTCGAAAAAGATCCTGACGGTTCTGTTTGGATTGATTTGACAGACGAAGGTCTGGATCGTAAAATTGTACTGCGTTCTGACGGAACTGCGGTTTATATGACGCAGGATATTGGTACAGCAATTCAGCGTGTAAAAGATATGCCGGATGTTGGCGGAATGGTTTATACCGTTGGTAACGAACAGGATTATCACTTTAAAGTATTATTCCTCATCCTGAAAAAATTAGGTTTTGACTGGGCTTCAAGCCTGTATCACTTATCATACGGAATGGTTGATTTACCTTCCGGAAAGATGAAAAGCCGTGAAGGAACTGTTGTAGATGCAGATGATTTGATGCAGGATATGACCGATACCGCGCAACAAATTTCTGAAGATTTAGGAAAATTAGACAGTTATTCGGCTGAGGAAAAAGCGAAATTGTACAAAACAATTGGTCTTGGTGCTTTAAAATATTACATCTTAAAGGTAGATCCTAAAAAACGTATTTTGTTTAATCCAGAAGAATCTGTTGATTTTGCCGGAAATACTGGACCGTTTATTCAATATACATATGCCAGAATTCAATCGATAATCCGTAAAGCCGATTTTGATTTTTCTGCTATAACAAATACCGAAGAATTACACGAAAAGGAAAAAGAATTGGTAAAACAAATCGAACTTTTCCCGGAAGTAATTCAAAATGCAGCTCAAAATCACAGCCCTGCTTTAATTGCAAATTATACTTATGATTTGGTAAAAGAATACAATTCATTTTATCAATCGGTACATATATTAGGAGAAGTAGATTTGACTAAAAAGATATTCAGAGTGCAGCTTTCGCAGAAAGTAGCCGAAGTCATTAAATCAGCGTTTACATTACTAGGAATTGAAGTTCCGGAAAGAATGTAA
- a CDS encoding copper homeostasis protein CutC translates to MKKNQLEIACFNYQSALIAEESGADRIELCENMQLGGTTPNAVLAVRVREKLSIKMHVIIRPRGGDFVYTDEEFVEMKQDIKHLKKLGIDGFVFGILSPDGSVNKMQNKELVNLASPLSCTFHRAFDSVNSIEQALEDVIDCGFQTILTSGRGKNVEEGIDDLEMIQKLARDRIEIMPGGGLRSSNIKLLQEKLEPTFFHSSAITDNSETANPEEIKELRNFL, encoded by the coding sequence ATGAAAAAAAATCAACTGGAAATAGCGTGTTTCAATTACCAATCGGCATTGATTGCAGAGGAAAGTGGTGCAGACAGAATTGAGTTGTGTGAAAACATGCAACTTGGCGGAACTACGCCAAATGCTGTTTTGGCGGTAAGAGTTCGTGAAAAATTATCGATTAAAATGCATGTTATTATAAGACCTCGCGGTGGAGATTTTGTATATACTGATGAAGAATTTGTAGAAATGAAGCAGGATATAAAACACCTTAAAAAATTAGGTATTGACGGCTTTGTTTTTGGGATTTTAAGTCCTGACGGAAGCGTTAATAAAATGCAAAACAAGGAATTAGTCAATTTGGCGAGTCCGCTTTCCTGTACTTTTCATCGTGCTTTTGATAGTGTGAATTCGATAGAACAGGCTCTCGAAGATGTTATCGATTGTGGTTTTCAAACTATCTTAACATCGGGACGTGGAAAAAATGTCGAAGAAGGAATCGATGATTTAGAAATGATTCAGAAACTTGCCCGAGACCGAATTGAGATTATGCCCGGAGGAGGTTTGCGATCTTCGAATATTAAATTATTACAGGAAAAATTAGAACCTACTTTTTTCCATTCATCAGCGATTACAGATAATTCTGAAACTGCAAATCCCGAAGAGATAAAAGAATTGCGAAATTTTTTATAA
- a CDS encoding TonB-dependent receptor domain-containing protein, with amino-acid sequence MKLKFFLFALLGVIATTQAQNTGTVSGKITEKSNNAPISYATVSIKDNGKVVTGVNTDDNGSFSIKNLALKSYTIEIQYIGFRKYVGSVILSDNKKSATINAALEEEATQLKGVNIVSDRSTIEQKIDRKVITVGKDLTTAGASASDIMNNIPSVNVDQDGKLSLRGNDNVRVLIDGRPSNIDPAQLLKQIPSTSIKKIELITNPSAKYNPEGMSGIINIVLHKNANTGFNGSYSGGITFGETAKYNQSLNLNYKTGKVNFFGNVGQNFGTYFNEGHINRLDQDITQNLDIKNDNDSYLYKIGMDYLIDDHNTLSFYTNQNKSNGKGFVDTNIDYNNVADSDLLNVFQKSKYTGPDQVGTYNLAYKHIFKKEGHTLDVEGNYSDNKETQYASFDTQSTKIDNTKNSVIYDDYIRGTRKLSTLNVDYVNPLNEKTTLEAGAEARITKTDNDYTTGNPLAEIPVSNYTYDTDIYSAYVTFGQKFKKFSYQLGARFESYKVAANLNHGLEKFDDDYITLYPSAYFTYNLNEKNTFQFSYSRRVDRPSLEQTKPIREFSTPLVTSLGNPELRPQFTNSVEVNYTKTFEKGSFTTGVFYRSINDQISRILYPDDTDPSGNKQIMTFTNYDHNTSYGFEVSFNYKITKWWDISPSIDFSSINQQGVVFLYDPATKISNPIERKVTVAAFNGRMNSNFKVNKRLSFLLFGFYRGAVDGLQNNNHEMYKMDIGSRYTLLDSKMNISLRFNDVFNTMKYAFDTMYPYPQAGQFTWESQTVYLGLTYNFGGAKIKNLERKQREDNTNKGGGGMF; translated from the coding sequence ATGAAACTAAAATTCTTTCTGTTTGCATTACTGGGGGTAATTGCAACAACACAGGCCCAAAACACGGGAACAGTGTCCGGGAAAATTACCGAAAAATCGAATAATGCGCCTATTTCTTACGCCACAGTCTCCATCAAAGACAACGGAAAAGTAGTTACGGGAGTAAATACAGATGATAATGGAAGCTTTTCGATTAAAAACTTGGCTTTAAAAAGTTATACTATCGAGATTCAATACATTGGATTTAGAAAATACGTTGGTTCAGTAATTTTAAGCGACAATAAAAAATCAGCTACAATTAACGCTGCTCTTGAAGAGGAAGCAACTCAGCTTAAAGGTGTAAATATTGTAAGCGATCGTTCGACAATAGAACAAAAAATTGATAGAAAAGTAATTACTGTTGGAAAGGATTTGACAACTGCAGGAGCTTCTGCATCTGACATTATGAACAATATTCCATCTGTAAATGTAGATCAGGACGGAAAACTTTCACTTCGTGGAAACGATAATGTTCGTGTACTAATTGACGGTAGACCATCAAATATTGATCCTGCTCAATTATTAAAACAAATTCCATCAACTTCGATCAAAAAAATTGAATTAATCACCAATCCAAGTGCGAAGTACAATCCTGAAGGAATGTCGGGAATTATTAATATCGTTTTGCATAAAAATGCCAACACTGGTTTTAACGGAAGTTACAGTGGCGGAATCACTTTTGGTGAAACAGCAAAATACAACCAGTCTTTGAACCTGAATTATAAAACAGGAAAAGTGAATTTCTTTGGTAACGTAGGTCAGAATTTTGGAACTTATTTTAATGAAGGACATATCAACAGATTAGATCAGGATATTACTCAAAATTTAGACATTAAAAACGACAACGATTCTTACTTGTATAAAATTGGAATGGATTATTTAATCGATGATCACAATACTTTATCATTTTATACCAATCAAAATAAATCTAACGGAAAAGGTTTTGTAGATACCAACATTGATTATAATAATGTAGCTGATTCTGATTTACTAAATGTTTTTCAAAAATCTAAATACACAGGTCCGGATCAGGTTGGGACTTACAATTTAGCATACAAGCATATCTTTAAAAAAGAAGGTCATACTTTGGATGTTGAAGGAAACTACAGCGATAACAAAGAAACTCAATATGCTTCTTTTGATACTCAGTCAACAAAAATTGACAATACTAAAAATAGCGTAATTTATGATGACTATATCAGAGGTACTCGTAAATTAAGCACTTTGAATGTTGATTACGTAAATCCGCTAAACGAGAAAACTACTCTTGAAGCAGGTGCCGAAGCCAGAATTACTAAAACGGATAACGATTATACTACAGGAAACCCATTAGCAGAAATTCCGGTTTCTAATTATACTTATGATACAGATATTTACTCGGCTTATGTAACTTTTGGACAGAAATTTAAAAAATTCAGTTACCAGTTAGGAGCTCGTTTCGAAAGCTATAAAGTAGCCGCTAATTTAAATCACGGTCTTGAAAAATTTGATGATGATTATATCACTTTATATCCATCAGCTTATTTCACTTATAATTTGAATGAGAAAAATACTTTCCAATTTAGCTATAGCCGTCGTGTAGACCGCCCGAGTTTAGAGCAGACAAAACCTATTCGTGAATTTTCTACTCCGTTAGTAACTTCATTAGGAAATCCTGAATTGAGACCTCAATTTACGAACTCAGTAGAAGTAAATTATACTAAAACTTTCGAAAAAGGAAGTTTTACAACAGGCGTATTCTATAGAAGCATCAACGACCAAATTAGTAGAATTTTATATCCGGACGATACAGATCCAAGTGGCAACAAACAGATCATGACTTTTACCAATTATGATCATAATACTTCTTACGGTTTCGAAGTTTCATTCAATTATAAAATTACAAAATGGTGGGACATCTCTCCATCTATTGATTTCTCAAGTATCAATCAGCAGGGAGTTGTGTTTTTATATGATCCGGCAACAAAAATTAGCAACCCTATTGAAAGAAAAGTTACCGTTGCAGCATTTAACGGTCGTATGAACTCAAACTTTAAAGTAAACAAGCGTTTAAGCTTCTTATTATTCGGATTTTACAGAGGTGCTGTTGATGGACTGCAAAATAATAACCATGAAATGTACAAAATGGACATAGGTTCGCGTTATACATTGTTAGACAGCAAGATGAACATTAGTTTACGTTTTAATGACGTATTCAATACTATGAAATATGCTTTTGATACGATGTATCCTTATCCTCAGGCAGGACAGTTTACATGGGAAAGCCAAACCGTTTATTTAGGATTAACCTATAATTTTGGTGGAGCAAAAATTAAAAATCTTGAGCGTAAACAAAGAGAAGACAACACTAATAAAGGTGGCGGCGGAATGTTTTAA
- a CDS encoding OmpA family protein, which yields MKKITVLGLSSLLVLVSFFTSCDSVKNANNTQKGAGIGVVAGGLIGGILGNNLGRGGNAALGAAIGAAVGGGTGALIGNKMDKQAREIDQALPGASVERVGEGIHLTLNENSVRFDTNKSTLTAQAKANLDKLVPVFNEYGDTDIQIFGYTDNTGKPEYNLTLSGQRAASVQAYLVAKGLKASRFKTSGLGIADPIATNDTAEGKAQNRRVEFSITANDKMVNDAKSEAGK from the coding sequence ATGAAAAAGATAACAGTTTTAGGTTTGAGTAGTTTACTTGTGTTAGTAAGTTTCTTTACAAGTTGCGATTCAGTAAAAAACGCAAATAACACACAAAAAGGTGCAGGAATTGGAGTAGTTGCCGGTGGTCTTATTGGTGGTATTTTAGGAAATAATTTAGGACGTGGTGGAAACGCTGCTCTTGGAGCTGCAATTGGAGCTGCCGTAGGTGGTGGAACCGGAGCGCTTATTGGAAACAAAATGGATAAGCAAGCTCGTGAAATCGATCAGGCTTTGCCAGGTGCTTCTGTAGAAAGAGTAGGCGAAGGAATCCATTTAACTTTAAATGAAAACTCTGTTCGTTTTGACACTAACAAATCAACTTTGACAGCTCAGGCTAAAGCAAATTTAGATAAATTAGTTCCTGTATTTAATGAGTACGGAGATACTGATATTCAAATTTTTGGTTATACTGATAATACAGGAAAACCAGAATATAACTTAACACTTTCAGGACAAAGAGCTGCTTCTGTGCAAGCTTACTTAGTTGCAAAAGGATTAAAAGCAAGCCGTTTCAAAACTTCAGGTTTAGGAATTGCTGACCCTATTGCAACAAATGATACTGCTGAAGGAAAAGCGCAAAACCGTCGTGTAGAGTTTTCTATTACTGCAAACGACAAAATGGTAAATGATGCAAAATCTGAAGCTGGAAAATAA
- a CDS encoding 3-oxoacyl-ACP synthase III family protein — MYHSKIAGLGYYVPSNVVTNDDLSKIIDTNDEWIQERTGIQERRHIIRGEDTTTTMGVKAAKIAIERSGIAKEDIDFVVFATLSPDYYFPGPGVLVQRDLGLRTVGALDVRNQCSGFVYAISVADQYIKTGMYKNILVIGSEVHSTGLDMTTRGRGVSVIFGDGAGAAVLSREEDLTKGILSTHLHSEGQHAEELALQAPGMGARWVTDILADNDPNDESYYPYMNGQFVFKNAVVRFAEVINEGLEANGLQVSDIDMLIPHQANLRISQFIQNKFKLTDDQVHNNIQKYGNTTAASIPIALTEAWEQGKIKSGDTVVLAAFGSGFTWASAIIKW; from the coding sequence ATGTATCACTCAAAAATAGCGGGCTTAGGATATTATGTTCCTTCAAATGTTGTGACCAACGATGATTTGTCTAAGATTATTGATACCAATGATGAGTGGATTCAGGAGCGTACGGGAATTCAGGAACGAAGACATATTATTCGCGGAGAAGATACCACTACTACAATGGGGGTAAAAGCAGCTAAAATTGCTATAGAACGTTCTGGCATAGCCAAAGAAGATATTGATTTTGTAGTTTTTGCTACATTAAGTCCGGATTACTATTTTCCAGGGCCTGGAGTTTTGGTACAACGTGATTTAGGGTTGCGTACTGTAGGGGCATTAGATGTTAGAAATCAATGTTCGGGATTTGTGTATGCTATTTCTGTTGCAGACCAGTATATTAAAACCGGAATGTATAAAAATATTTTGGTAATTGGTTCTGAGGTACATTCTACAGGATTAGATATGACAACCCGCGGACGTGGAGTTTCGGTAATTTTTGGAGATGGAGCAGGAGCAGCAGTTTTAAGCCGTGAAGAAGATTTGACAAAAGGAATTTTATCTACTCACTTGCATTCAGAAGGACAACATGCAGAGGAATTAGCTTTGCAGGCACCCGGAATGGGAGCGCGTTGGGTAACGGATATTTTAGCAGATAATGACCCGAACGACGAAAGTTACTATCCGTACATGAACGGACAATTTGTATTTAAAAATGCAGTAGTTCGTTTTGCAGAGGTAATCAATGAAGGTTTAGAAGCAAACGGTTTACAAGTTTCTGATATTGACATGTTGATTCCGCATCAGGCGAATTTGAGAATTTCACAATTCATTCAAAACAAATTCAAATTGACGGATGATCAGGTGCATAATAACATCCAAAAATACGGTAATACCACCGCAGCCTCAATTCCGATTGCTTTGACAGAGGCGTGGGAACAAGGAAAAATCAAATCAGGAGATACAGTTGTTTTAGCTGCTTTTGGTAGTGGTTTCACCTGGGCAAGTGCTATTATTAAATGGTAA